In Nitrososphaerales archaeon, the genomic stretch ACTTTCGGTTTCCTCACCACCTACATTCTGCTCTTCACAATATTCGCTTTATATATTGGTCAAGAGATTTTGGTGAGATTATCCCTTGAAGTATTTGGTGCGGGTGGTGGCCTCTTCTTTTTTACATTCTTTATGCTTACCGATCCACCTACCTCTCCTGCACGTAATCAAACCCTCTATGGATTGATAGTAGCATCGATAGCATTTATTCTTCGCTTCCTTACAAATCCCATACAATTTTTACTCATCACCCTTATAGTTATGAATATGCTCATTCGGTTAATCGATACAAAGGTAACACGATTGAATAATCTTCTTAAAAATCTCATGAGAATTTAATGATTATTAGTATTGATCTCAAGATTTGTAAATCGCTATTGCTATTGCTATGGATTAAAGTTTGTATTAGAGCATATTTATTTAAGAAGAGTATTTTATTATTGCAATGATTTCTAGGATTTCTAGAGAATTACCAGAAACATACCATCACTCAATCTTTAGTAAGGAGAATGAGGGGAAGATATGCCTCGGTATAGAATCGACCGCCCACACTTTTGGAGCAGCTTTAACTCAAATAGTTGAGCGTAAAGGAATAATTCTATCTGATGTAAAGAGTGTATATCAACCACCCCCGGGGTCGGGGATTCATCCTCGTGAAGCATCTAGACATCATGCGGAGAATGCAGCAAAGGTCATTCATGAAGCTCTTAATAAAGCAGGTGTGAGTATTAAGGAAGTGGATGCGATAGCTTACTCGGCTGGACCCGGGCTTGGCCCATGCTTAAGAGTGGGTGCTGTTTCTGCTCGATCTCTCTCTTCATACTTTAAAAAACCTTTAATCCCTGTAAATCATGCGTTAGGCCATATCGAATTATCGACGATGCTGACTGGAGCGATAGATCCCGTTGTTCTACTTGTAACAGGTGGGCATACGGCCATCACCGCTTATATCTCAGGTAGATGGAAAATCTTTGGTGAAACTTTAGATATTACGATCGGCCAATTGATCGATCAATTTGGTAGAGAAGCTGGATTTAGTTCACCGTGCGGAGCGAAGATCGAGGAATTGGCTAGAAGATCTTCAAATTATCTACCATTGCCATACAGTGTAAAAGGTAACGATGTCTCTTTCTCTGGCATATTAACGGCCGCTAAAAATATGCTGAAAGAAGGGAAGAAGTTAGAAGATCTATGCTACTCTTTACAAGAGACCGCATTCGCAATGCTGATCGAGACTACCGAAAGGGCCCTAGCATTTTCAGAGAAGAAAGAAGTTTTATTGGTGGGTGGTGTGGCTGCGAATTTAAGGCTTCAAGAGATGCTCAAAGAGATGTGCCGCCAACATGATGCCCGCCCTCTAATCGTACCACAACAGTATAGTGGAGATTGTGGTGCCCAAATCTCTTGGACCGGTCTTTTAGCTTACCTATCGGGTACCAGAGTGGATGTAGAGAAGAGTATAATACGCCAATCATGGAGGTTCGATAAGGTGGCTGTAAAGTGGAGATACTGATAAAGAGGGGTGCTGAGGCCAGCCTATACCTTACGGAGTACTTTGGAGAGAAGGTCATAGTGAAGAGAAGGGATGCAAAGACCTATAGAAATCCTCGATTGGATG encodes the following:
- a CDS encoding RnfABCDGE type electron transport complex subunit D is translated as TFGFLTTYILLFTIFALYIGQEILVRLSLEVFGAGGGLFFFTFFMLTDPPTSPARNQTLYGLIVASIAFILRFLTNPIQFLLITLIVMNMLIRLIDTKVTRLNNLLKNLMRI
- the kae1 gene encoding KEOPS complex N(6)-L-threonylcarbamoyladenine synthase Kae1, giving the protein MISRISRELPETYHHSIFSKENEGKICLGIESTAHTFGAALTQIVERKGIILSDVKSVYQPPPGSGIHPREASRHHAENAAKVIHEALNKAGVSIKEVDAIAYSAGPGLGPCLRVGAVSARSLSSYFKKPLIPVNHALGHIELSTMLTGAIDPVVLLVTGGHTAITAYISGRWKIFGETLDITIGQLIDQFGREAGFSSPCGAKIEELARRSSNYLPLPYSVKGNDVSFSGILTAAKNMLKEGKKLEDLCYSLQETAFAMLIETTERALAFSEKKEVLLVGGVAANLRLQEMLKEMCRQHDARPLIVPQQYSGDCGAQISWTGLLAYLSGTRVDVEKSIIRQSWRFDKVAVKWRY